From one Acidobacteriota bacterium genomic stretch:
- a CDS encoding ATP-binding cassette domain-containing protein, whose product MPELMRLLRSVRSYRWHLAGGLVMMLGVGLFEAVAALLIGPVFDRVLAPDAADSTVALVKIPWLDFTIYLDQLLPSWIHNVWTVVAVFILGVSIGKAVCEYAANYLINLVGYSVIMDLRNQLYEKILGQSISFYHRYSTGMLMSTVLSDIERIQLAVSQVLADFLRQTFTLLALLIVVILIDWRLATVSLTLIPFVMIPSMRIGRRIRSSTRKSQDNLAGLSQLLQETISGNRIVKAFRMEQWELARFKQAARELLRINLRYAAAQAATSPLMEVLGAITIVFLLLYARNRILMNDLTTGMFVSFIYALFKMYEPVKRISGINNSFQQALGASSKVYELLDAPEEVTEQTNAVALPPFSRSIVYDNVSFSYQDSPAGPTENEALLRSISLEVKAGQVVAIVGASGAGKSTLANLLPRFFDVTGGRLLIDGVDVRNATLDSLRGQISMVTQENILFNDTIQNNICYGRKEVSTDELEQASAAALALDFIRQMPDGFKTIIADRGDRLSGGQRQRLAIARALLKNAPILILDEATSELDTESEQLVQKALANLMQGRTVIVIAHRLSTVRRADKIVVLEGGGIREMGTHGELMALGGSYRRLHDMQFRDANEIAHRVT is encoded by the coding sequence ATGCCGGAGTTGATGCGACTGTTACGCTCGGTTCGCTCCTACCGCTGGCACCTTGCCGGCGGGCTGGTGATGATGCTGGGCGTGGGCCTGTTCGAGGCTGTCGCCGCGCTGCTGATTGGGCCTGTATTTGATCGCGTGCTCGCGCCCGATGCGGCGGACTCCACCGTCGCGCTGGTCAAAATTCCCTGGCTTGATTTCACCATCTATCTTGATCAACTGCTTCCTTCATGGATTCACAACGTGTGGACCGTGGTCGCTGTCTTCATTTTGGGCGTGAGTATCGGCAAGGCCGTCTGCGAATACGCGGCCAACTACCTCATCAACCTGGTCGGCTACTCGGTCATCATGGACCTGCGCAATCAGCTCTATGAGAAAATTCTGGGCCAGTCGATCAGCTTCTATCATCGCTACTCCACCGGCATGTTGATGTCCACCGTGCTCAGCGACATTGAGCGCATCCAGCTCGCCGTCTCGCAGGTGCTCGCCGATTTTCTGCGCCAGACCTTCACGCTGCTCGCCCTGCTGATTGTAGTCATCCTGATTGATTGGCGGCTGGCCACCGTCTCGCTCACGCTGATTCCCTTCGTCATGATTCCCTCGATGCGCATCGGCCGCCGCATTCGTTCGTCCACGCGCAAGAGCCAGGACAATCTCGCCGGCTTGAGTCAGTTGCTGCAGGAGACCATCAGCGGTAATCGCATCGTGAAGGCGTTCCGCATGGAGCAGTGGGAGCTGGCACGCTTCAAGCAGGCCGCGCGGGAGTTGCTGCGCATCAATCTTCGTTACGCCGCCGCGCAGGCCGCGACCTCGCCGCTGATGGAGGTGCTGGGCGCCATCACCATCGTGTTTCTGCTGCTCTACGCGCGCAATCGCATCCTGATGAATGACCTTACGACGGGCATGTTCGTCAGCTTCATCTACGCGCTTTTCAAGATGTACGAGCCGGTCAAGCGCATCTCAGGAATCAACAACTCCTTCCAACAAGCTCTTGGTGCGAGCTCGAAAGTGTACGAACTGCTCGACGCGCCGGAGGAAGTAACCGAACAAACAAATGCAGTTGCGCTGCCGCCCTTTTCAAGGTCCATCGTCTACGACAATGTTTCGTTTTCGTATCAGGATTCCCCGGCTGGGCCGACGGAGAACGAGGCCTTGCTGCGCAGCATTTCTCTTGAAGTTAAGGCGGGACAAGTGGTGGCCATCGTCGGCGCCAGCGGCGCGGGGAAAAGCACGCTGGCGAATCTTCTTCCGAGATTCTTCGACGTTACCGGCGGCCGGCTGCTCATCGACGGCGTGGATGTTCGCAACGCCACGCTCGACTCGCTGCGCGGCCAGATCAGCATGGTTACGCAGGAAAACATCCTGTTCAACGACACCATCCAAAACAATATTTGTTACGGCCGCAAGGAAGTCTCCACTGACGAATTGGAGCAGGCGTCCGCAGCGGCGCTCGCGCTGGACTTCATTCGCCAGATGCCCGATGGTTTCAAAACCATCATAGCCGACCGTGGAGACCGGTTAAGCGGCGGTCAGCGGCAGCGCTTGGCCATCGCTCGTGCGCTGCTGAAGAACGCTCCGATATTGATTTTGGACGAGGCGACCTCCGAGCTCGACACGGAATCCGAGCAACTCGTTCAGAAGGCGCTAGCGAATCTGATGCAGGGCCGCACCGTCATTGTCATTGCGCATCGCTTGTCCACAGTGCGCCGGGCGGATAAGATCGTAGTGTTAGAGGGTGGAGGCATCCGCGAGATGGGCACCCATGGCGAACTGATGGCGCTCGGTGGCTCCTACCGCCGGTTACATGACATGCAATTCCGCGACGCCAATGAAATCGCCCATCGCGTTACGTAG
- a CDS encoding uracil-DNA glycosylase yields MNDLSSQVVNDVAREARKWLRYYRDLGFTSLVRSPAPLRDVEDQPAGIEAASAALVLPPISVVVPESFVPPIHSNPIPKETTLPRPKLSVGTSTVAVSAISNVAAGGRRETLKAIRADIGEDCQRCALAGGRKTIVFGSGNAKAELVFVGEGPGADEDEQGLPFVGRAGQLLTDMIEKGLKIPRPEVYICNIVKCRPPKNRKPEPDEIAACRQFVERQIAAINPKVICAMGATAAETLLGVKQSMGSLRGTQYEFAGIPLIVTYHPAFLLRDPSRKVDTWADLKMVLALLKK; encoded by the coding sequence ATGAACGATTTGTCCAGCCAAGTTGTGAACGATGTCGCGCGCGAGGCGCGGAAGTGGCTGCGCTATTACCGCGATCTTGGTTTCACGAGCTTGGTCCGTTCACCTGCGCCGCTTCGTGATGTTGAGGATCAGCCAGCCGGAATAGAGGCTGCCAGTGCAGCGCTCGTCCTGCCCCCTATCTCCGTTGTCGTTCCAGAATCATTCGTACCACCCATCCACTCCAATCCGATCCCAAAGGAAACAACTTTGCCGCGTCCCAAATTGTCCGTAGGAACTTCAACCGTAGCTGTTTCCGCAATCAGCAATGTCGCCGCCGGTGGGCGGCGTGAAACACTGAAAGCCATCCGTGCCGATATCGGAGAAGATTGCCAGCGCTGCGCACTTGCGGGCGGGCGCAAGACCATCGTCTTCGGCTCGGGAAATGCCAAGGCCGAGTTGGTGTTCGTCGGCGAAGGGCCGGGCGCGGACGAGGATGAGCAGGGGTTGCCGTTCGTGGGCCGTGCGGGGCAGTTGCTCACCGACATGATCGAAAAGGGCCTGAAGATTCCGCGGCCCGAAGTGTACATCTGCAATATCGTGAAGTGCCGCCCGCCGAAGAATCGCAAGCCAGAACCGGATGAGATCGCCGCCTGCCGCCAGTTTGTCGAGCGCCAGATTGCGGCCATCAATCCGAAGGTCATCTGCGCGATGGGAGCCACGGCGGCCGAAACGTTGCTCGGCGTCAAACAGTCGATGGGCAGCCTGCGCGGCACGCAGTATGAGTTCGCTGGCATCCCTCTGATCGTAACCTACCACCCGGCGTTCCTGTTACGCGACCCATCACGCAAAGTCGACACCTGGGCCGACCTGAAGATGGTGCTGGCCCTGCTGAAGAAATAA
- a CDS encoding guanylate kinase, producing the protein MTPNQDSANDDAILSAATKQPDTAGKVREPGVFIVSAPSGSGKTTLVGRLISEVERLRFSVSYTTRNPRGSEQNGRDYSFVSRGEFEAMIGRDELLEWAEVFGNYYGTAQRFLIEACQRGDDLLLDIDVQGAAKIRKRLPGAVSIFILPPSRVEMEARLRKRGQDSEEVIAKRLSDAQREIKGVREYDYVLINDQLEQSAASLRAIVQCEQSRLVEAGKILLTKEMSDLAESCRTARQYQRITPILEGFQS; encoded by the coding sequence ATGACGCCCAATCAAGATAGCGCCAACGACGACGCCATTCTTAGCGCCGCGACCAAACAGCCGGACACCGCCGGGAAGGTGCGTGAGCCGGGAGTGTTCATTGTTTCCGCGCCCTCCGGGTCGGGCAAGACCACGCTGGTTGGCCGACTCATAAGTGAAGTGGAACGTCTGCGCTTCTCGGTCTCCTACACCACGCGAAATCCTCGCGGATCGGAACAGAACGGGCGGGACTATTCTTTTGTGAGCCGGGGCGAGTTCGAGGCCATGATCGGTCGCGACGAACTGCTCGAGTGGGCCGAAGTTTTTGGCAACTATTATGGAACCGCCCAACGTTTTTTGATCGAGGCCTGCCAGCGCGGCGACGACCTGTTGCTGGATATTGATGTGCAGGGCGCGGCGAAGATTCGCAAGCGATTGCCCGGAGCGGTTTCGATCTTCATTCTCCCCCCATCGCGGGTGGAGATGGAGGCACGTTTGCGCAAGCGCGGCCAGGACTCCGAAGAGGTCATCGCCAAACGGCTAAGCGACGCCCAACGCGAGATCAAAGGCGTGCGGGAGTACGATTACGTGCTGATTAACGATCAGCTTGAGCAGTCCGCCGCCAGCCTCCGAGCCATCGTTCAATGCGAGCAAAGCCGCTTGGTTGAAGCTGGTAAGATATTGTTAACGAAAGAGATGAGCGATCTTGCGGAGAGTTGCCGAACGGCCCGGCAGTACCAGCGCATAACCCCCATACTGGAGGGGTTTCAGAGTTAG
- a CDS encoding aspartate aminotransferase family protein, which yields MAQAKLRKKKTNVVESEQQHLIQTYARYNLIVARGKGCWVWDTDGKKYLDFVSGLAVNALGYSHPRLVKVIREQATKLIHTSNLFYHEYQAPLAAALKKITGMDRVFFCNSGTEAVEGALKMARAHGVKINKNKYEVVALENSFHGRSFGALSATGNVKYREPFEPLVPGFKFVRMNDIAALQSSVNDHTCGILLEPIQGEGGIFEITREYLRAASALAKKHNALLIIDEIQTGLGRTGDYLATHAFGVKPDIVVLAKPIGGGLPLGSFLAREEAAANFVPGMHGSTFGGGPLACRVALEFLAVLKDEKILQNTRKMGTYFKKRLEQLQKKHAMILSVRGRGLMLAVELDRPSKPIVISGLERGIILNSTHETVIRFLPPLIVDKKLIDQACKILDSLFTEAAAR from the coding sequence ATGGCTCAGGCTAAATTGCGGAAGAAAAAAACAAATGTCGTCGAGAGCGAGCAGCAGCACCTGATACAGACCTACGCCCGCTACAATCTGATTGTGGCGCGCGGAAAGGGCTGCTGGGTCTGGGACACCGATGGGAAAAAGTATCTCGACTTCGTTTCTGGACTGGCGGTTAACGCCCTCGGCTATTCGCATCCGCGTCTGGTCAAGGTGATTCGCGAGCAGGCTACCAAGTTGATTCACACCTCGAATCTCTTCTATCACGAGTATCAGGCGCCTCTGGCGGCGGCGCTCAAAAAGATCACGGGAATGGACCGCGTCTTCTTCTGTAACAGCGGCACTGAGGCTGTGGAGGGCGCACTCAAGATGGCTCGCGCCCATGGCGTAAAGATCAATAAGAACAAGTATGAAGTCGTCGCCCTCGAAAATTCATTTCACGGACGCAGCTTCGGCGCGCTTTCCGCTACCGGCAATGTCAAGTATCGTGAGCCTTTCGAGCCTCTGGTGCCGGGATTCAAATTTGTCCGCATGAACGACATTGCAGCCCTTCAGTCCAGCGTGAATGACCATACCTGCGGCATTCTGCTCGAGCCGATTCAGGGCGAGGGTGGAATCTTTGAGATCACCAGGGAATATCTGCGTGCTGCATCAGCCCTGGCGAAGAAGCATAACGCGCTGCTGATTATCGACGAGATTCAAACTGGCCTTGGGCGCACGGGAGATTATCTGGCAACCCATGCATTCGGTGTTAAGCCGGACATCGTAGTGCTGGCCAAGCCCATCGGCGGCGGACTCCCGCTGGGTTCGTTCCTAGCCCGCGAAGAAGCTGCGGCAAACTTTGTCCCCGGCATGCACGGGTCCACGTTTGGCGGAGGTCCGCTGGCCTGCCGCGTCGCGCTGGAGTTTTTAGCCGTATTGAAGGACGAGAAAATTCTACAGAATACCCGAAAGATGGGAACTTATTTCAAGAAGCGGCTGGAACAGCTTCAGAAGAAGCACGCCATGATCCTCTCGGTGCGCGGGCGGGGCCTCATGCTGGCTGTCGAACTCGACCGTCCCAGCAAGCCAATCGTAATTAGCGGACTCGAGCGCGGCATAATCCTGAATAGCACCCATGAGACCGTCATCCGCTTTCTGCCACCATTGATCGTTGACAAAAAATTGATCGATCAGGCCTGCAAGATATTGGATTCGCTCTTTACAGAGGCCGCGGCTCGGTAA
- a CDS encoding CDP-alcohol phosphatidyltransferase family protein gives MSTISVPAVAAQFRNAERKQQSLLAPLESKALAWLAAGMPACVGPDHLTILGLFALAMAGASYALAAWWPPAILLANVWLAVNWFGDSLDGTLARYRQQQRPRYGFYVDHIVDSFGALFVLSGLAWSGLMSERVAFALLIAFLLLSIDSYLAAYTRGKFNLSFWLFSPTELRILLAVGNAVVFWKPSIVFLGARQNFFDVGGGIGAICMVAVLLINVIRNTAGLYREERIKQA, from the coding sequence ATGAGCACAATTTCAGTTCCCGCAGTCGCCGCGCAATTCCGAAACGCCGAGAGGAAGCAACAAAGTTTGCTGGCTCCTCTTGAAAGCAAAGCACTGGCCTGGCTGGCGGCGGGCATGCCCGCTTGCGTAGGCCCGGATCATCTGACCATCCTCGGCTTGTTCGCACTGGCCATGGCCGGAGCATCGTACGCGCTGGCCGCGTGGTGGCCTCCCGCTATACTCCTGGCCAATGTTTGGCTGGCGGTGAATTGGTTTGGCGACAGCCTGGACGGCACCCTGGCCCGCTACCGCCAGCAGCAGCGGCCGCGCTATGGCTTCTATGTTGATCACATCGTCGATTCGTTCGGAGCATTGTTCGTCCTGAGCGGTCTGGCGTGGTCCGGGTTGATGTCGGAGCGAGTGGCCTTTGCGTTGCTGATCGCCTTCCTGCTGCTTTCAATTGATTCGTATCTGGCGGCTTACACGCGGGGAAAGTTCAATCTATCGTTTTGGCTCTTCAGCCCAACGGAGTTGCGCATCCTGCTCGCCGTCGGCAATGCAGTGGTTTTCTGGAAACCCAGTATCGTCTTTCTGGGAGCGCGCCAGAACTTTTTCGATGTTGGTGGCGGCATCGGAGCAATCTGCATGGTCGCCGTCCTGCTGATCAATGTAATTCGCAATACGGCAGGACTCTATCGAGAAGAAAGGATCAAACAAGCCTGA
- the coaBC gene encoding bifunctional phosphopantothenoylcysteine decarboxylase/phosphopantothenate--cysteine ligase CoaBC, with the protein MKVAVGISGGIAAYKAAEIVRELQQRGLDVQVIMTGNAQEFVRPLTFAALSGKKVITGMFVPEGGAAGQEPNIESAIEHIAVAQSIDLLLVAPATADILAKFSRGLADDFLTTTYLATKAPVVVVPAMNVNMWEHPATQENISRLRKRGVHIVEPESGYLACGMTGSGRLASNDAILSRVMDVLAAPLAAAPVQDLTGEVVLVTAGPTREAIDPVRYISNRSSGKMGYAIAQAAHARGARVLLVSGPTSLNAPEGVETIRITSLAEMRDAVLARWKEASIIIKAAAPADFRPRQQAEQKIHKSGQDLTLTLEPTEDILCEIGKQKGDRLLVGFAAETEDLMANAERKLQAKHLDMIIGNDVSGADTGLDSDFNSVIILGAGGLKRELSRLPKSQVAAEILNEVVHLRARSHARA; encoded by the coding sequence ATGAAAGTCGCAGTTGGAATCTCCGGTGGCATCGCTGCGTATAAAGCGGCGGAGATCGTCCGCGAGCTACAGCAACGCGGGCTGGATGTGCAGGTTATCATGACCGGCAACGCCCAGGAGTTTGTCAGGCCACTCACCTTCGCCGCGCTCTCCGGCAAAAAAGTCATCACCGGAATGTTTGTCCCTGAGGGAGGCGCTGCTGGGCAGGAGCCCAACATTGAGAGCGCGATCGAGCACATCGCCGTCGCCCAATCGATTGATCTGCTGCTGGTCGCTCCCGCCACTGCCGACATCCTTGCCAAGTTTTCACGCGGCCTGGCTGACGATTTTCTCACCACTACTTATCTTGCCACCAAGGCTCCGGTCGTTGTTGTTCCGGCGATGAATGTGAATATGTGGGAGCATCCGGCGACGCAGGAAAATATTTCACGTCTGCGTAAGCGTGGCGTGCATATTGTGGAGCCTGAGAGCGGATATCTCGCATGTGGCATGACCGGCTCGGGCCGGTTGGCATCGAACGACGCGATTCTCTCAAGAGTAATGGACGTTCTGGCCGCGCCATTGGCCGCCGCGCCCGTTCAGGATTTAACCGGGGAGGTCGTCCTGGTAACCGCTGGACCGACTCGCGAAGCGATTGATCCGGTGCGCTACATCAGCAATCGCTCCAGCGGCAAGATGGGCTACGCCATCGCCCAAGCCGCCCACGCTCGCGGTGCTCGCGTGCTGCTAGTCAGCGGGCCCACCAGTTTGAACGCTCCCGAAGGCGTCGAGACGATTCGCATTACCAGCCTCGCCGAGATGCGCGATGCGGTGCTGGCGCGCTGGAAGGAAGCCTCGATCATCATCAAGGCCGCCGCCCCCGCTGACTTTCGTCCCCGGCAGCAGGCAGAGCAGAAAATTCACAAGTCGGGACAGGATTTGACGCTGACGCTGGAGCCAACCGAGGACATTCTGTGCGAGATTGGTAAGCAGAAGGGCGACCGCCTGCTGGTTGGTTTTGCCGCTGAGACAGAAGACCTGATGGCGAACGCGGAACGCAAGTTGCAGGCCAAGCATCTCGATATGATCATCGGCAATGACGTGAGTGGTGCGGACACCGGCCTCGATTCCGACTTCAACTCAGTAATCATCCTCGGTGCAGGAGGATTGAAGCGCGAGCTGTCGCGCCTGCCGAAGAGCCAGGTTGCCGCCGAGATATTGAACGAAGTGGTCCACCTCCGCGCGCGTTCGCACGCCAGAGCGTAA
- a CDS encoding glycosyltransferase, translating to MSILTFSYWILAALTCGSLAYCAIAIFGAIRFLNRRKQSSLAAPLAAFTPPVSLLKPVYGADRELEENLRSFYQQDYPCFEILFSAREESDPAVEIVRRLQAQYPFVPSRLLLIGSPKYLNAKVHGMEAMMEASAHEVLVISDSDVRVAPDYLRSVVAPLSDSRVGMTTVLSRGVPGTTLWSQLETFGMNTQFIPGVLSAWVLLGLKFSLGPTMTVRKTLVEQMGGFTILGDYLADDFILGEQVARMGHRVEISNTIPEHLVYNDSFAHAISHSLRWERSSRRSRPAGYVGQVFMHTLPLAGLTWLVSPPDSLLTAILVMLGLTGRYLLAAITASLVLQDRTFARSSWLLPVQDAVSFLIWLAAFFGKQVEWRGERFTVLPGGKLQRVDYAGRKH from the coding sequence GTGAGTATTCTGACTTTCAGCTACTGGATATTGGCCGCGCTCACCTGCGGGTCTCTGGCCTACTGCGCAATCGCCATCTTCGGCGCGATCCGTTTCCTGAATCGCCGCAAGCAGTCTTCCTTGGCGGCTCCGCTGGCGGCTTTTACTCCGCCCGTCTCCTTACTGAAACCCGTATACGGCGCGGACCGCGAGCTCGAAGAGAATCTGCGCAGTTTCTATCAGCAGGATTATCCCTGCTTCGAAATATTGTTCTCCGCCCGTGAGGAATCAGATCCCGCTGTGGAGATTGTGCGCCGGTTGCAGGCCCAGTATCCATTCGTTCCCTCCAGACTGTTGCTCATTGGCTCTCCGAAATATCTCAATGCGAAGGTGCATGGCATGGAGGCGATGATGGAGGCTTCCGCGCACGAGGTCCTGGTCATCAGCGACAGCGACGTGCGCGTTGCGCCCGATTATCTGCGCAGTGTGGTTGCGCCGTTGAGCGATTCTCGCGTGGGCATGACCACCGTACTTTCGCGCGGTGTTCCGGGCACAACGCTGTGGTCGCAGCTTGAAACCTTTGGAATGAACACGCAGTTTATTCCGGGCGTGCTGTCCGCTTGGGTTCTGCTCGGTCTCAAGTTCTCCCTTGGCCCCACGATGACCGTCAGAAAGACTCTTGTCGAACAGATGGGCGGGTTCACAATACTGGGGGATTATCTCGCCGACGATTTTATTCTCGGCGAACAAGTCGCGCGGATGGGGCACCGAGTGGAGATTTCCAACACGATCCCGGAACACCTTGTTTATAACGATTCGTTTGCTCACGCGATCTCACACAGCCTGCGCTGGGAACGCAGCTCCCGCCGTTCGAGGCCCGCCGGGTATGTCGGCCAGGTATTTATGCACACGCTGCCCTTGGCGGGATTAACTTGGCTGGTGTCTCCCCCAGACAGCTTGCTCACAGCAATCCTCGTCATGCTGGGCCTGACGGGCCGCTATTTGCTGGCCGCGATCACCGCGTCGCTCGTCCTGCAGGACCGCACATTTGCGAGATCCAGTTGGTTGCTCCCGGTGCAGGATGCAGTGAGTTTTCTGATCTGGCTGGCGGCATTTTTCGGCAAGCAGGTGGAGTGGCGGGGCGAGCGGTTC
- a CDS encoding tetratricopeptide repeat protein, with protein MRPLCFVIVGAGLVIPFIAPNILAQGSPRQLEFRGQVLFPAGTVPPRRWITVNLLAVGTPYYSRTVAQRDGRFRFKHLDSGSYTLLISIPRVGVVSRSVEITPSFADAKGRIERQFEFTADQLALLLHPENRATVSVRELQISFGARRDFEKAQARLRRKDDGGAIQHLESAVERSPEFLEAINTLGIIYYQRRQYDQAERYFRRALEIDEDAVEPLVNLGGVLLTQGKGKEAIVVNQRAIEALPHDALAAAQLGFSYYLQGEYGDSIMYLDRTKELDPAHFTSPQLTLAQIFMRLQQAENAIEEIDEFLQLRPDSPDSAKARELRQRALEIIERQASSQKTGS; from the coding sequence ATGCGCCCACTATGTTTTGTAATAGTGGGCGCAGGACTAGTGATCCCATTTATCGCACCAAACATTTTGGCGCAGGGTTCACCGCGGCAACTGGAATTCCGTGGACAAGTATTGTTTCCCGCCGGTACCGTGCCGCCTCGCCGATGGATCACTGTAAACCTGCTGGCCGTCGGCACACCGTATTATTCGCGCACCGTTGCGCAGCGCGATGGCCGCTTCCGGTTTAAGCACCTCGACTCCGGTTCCTACACCCTATTGATCTCCATTCCGCGTGTGGGGGTAGTTTCGCGCTCCGTCGAGATCACGCCTAGCTTTGCCGATGCCAAGGGGCGCATTGAACGCCAGTTTGAGTTTACTGCGGACCAGCTTGCGCTGTTGCTGCACCCTGAAAACCGGGCCACGGTTTCGGTAAGAGAATTGCAAATCTCATTTGGCGCGAGAAGAGATTTTGAAAAGGCTCAGGCCAGGCTGCGGCGCAAGGACGACGGCGGCGCGATTCAGCATCTCGAAAGCGCTGTGGAACGCTCTCCGGAGTTCCTTGAAGCCATTAATACGCTGGGGATCATCTATTACCAGCGGCGGCAATACGATCAGGCGGAGCGATATTTCCGGCGCGCGCTGGAGATCGACGAGGATGCGGTGGAGCCCCTGGTGAATCTGGGCGGAGTGTTGCTAACACAGGGCAAGGGCAAGGAGGCCATCGTAGTGAATCAGCGTGCGATCGAGGCGCTGCCGCACGATGCGCTGGCGGCGGCGCAGCTCGGATTCAGCTACTATCTGCAAGGGGAGTACGGCGATTCCATCATGTATCTGGACCGAACCAAGGAGCTGGATCCGGCGCATTTTACCTCGCCTCAGCTCACGCTTGCGCAAATCTTCATGCGGCTTCAGCAGGCCGAGAATGCCATTGAGGAAATTGATGAATTCTTGCAATTGCGTCCCGACTCGCCCGACAGCGCCAAGGCGCGTGAGCTGCGGCAGCGGGCCTTGGAAATCATCGAAAGACAAGCCTCCAGTCAAAAGACCGGCAGTTGA
- a CDS encoding YicC family protein: MIKNTESPAEPIQGEKPGQNNAPSQLRSMTGFGSATTQHEGLSLTAMLRSVNHRHMDLRVHLPEWLLPLENKVRGMVQARNARGHMDLRVTAESTGGTGVSVDEELVARYMETFERLGALYRISRQTDAATLLQLPGVVTRKDVSGGVELNSAIEAIFLSTVERAVESWDQMRAQEGTALATDMRERLATLRELVVRMESDMPELLRHAQTRLIDRLKALLAQAAETAGPAAIDPTRLAQEASLLADRTDVSEEVVRLKAHVEHFQEILASAPDAGRKLDFLLQEMNRETNTLLAKIASLGQVSLNMTGHGLEAKAEIEKIREQIQNLQ, from the coding sequence ATGATCAAGAATACTGAATCGCCGGCCGAACCCATTCAGGGAGAAAAGCCTGGGCAAAACAATGCGCCGTCGCAGCTTCGTTCCATGACCGGCTTCGGTTCGGCCACCACGCAGCACGAGGGACTCTCGCTCACCGCCATGCTGCGCAGCGTGAACCACCGGCATATGGACCTCCGCGTACACTTGCCGGAATGGCTTCTGCCGCTCGAAAACAAAGTCCGCGGCATGGTGCAAGCCCGCAACGCCCGTGGCCATATGGATCTACGCGTTACCGCGGAATCAACCGGCGGGACGGGTGTCTCCGTGGACGAAGAGCTGGTGGCCCGGTACATGGAAACATTTGAGAGGTTGGGGGCACTGTATCGCATCTCCCGGCAGACCGATGCGGCCACACTGCTGCAGCTTCCCGGCGTGGTTACGCGCAAGGACGTTTCCGGCGGCGTGGAGTTGAACTCCGCCATTGAGGCCATTTTTCTCAGTACCGTCGAGCGTGCCGTGGAAAGTTGGGATCAGATGCGCGCTCAGGAAGGTACTGCGCTGGCCACCGACATGCGCGAGCGCCTCGCCACGTTGCGCGAGCTGGTTGTGCGGATGGAAAGCGACATGCCGGAGCTGCTGCGCCACGCGCAGACGCGCCTGATCGATCGCTTGAAGGCACTGCTTGCGCAGGCTGCCGAGACCGCTGGCCCTGCTGCCATCGACCCCACGCGGCTCGCTCAGGAGGCCAGTCTGCTCGCCGACCGTACCGACGTTAGCGAGGAGGTCGTCCGGCTGAAAGCGCATGTTGAGCACTTTCAGGAGATACTCGCGTCCGCGCCTGACGCCGGTCGCAAGCTGGACTTTCTCCTGCAGGAGATGAACCGCGAGACCAATACGCTGCTCGCCAAGATTGCCAGCTTGGGCCAGGTCAGCCTCAATATGACGGGACATGGACTCGAAGCCAAGGCCGAGATCGAAAAAATACGCGAGCAGATTCAGAACCTTCAATGA
- a CDS encoding GtrA family protein — translation MLWLKFNTVGALGAGVQAAALWLLMKVFRVHYLIATPIAVEAAILHNFAWHFHWTFNNQRWTFADQGSVRMDFTNVAPLLLETAAGSAHSAGSNLARALSPSRKIC, via the coding sequence ATGCTCTGGCTCAAGTTTAATACGGTGGGTGCGCTTGGAGCTGGAGTGCAGGCCGCGGCGCTCTGGCTATTGATGAAGGTGTTCCGAGTTCATTACCTGATCGCCACCCCGATCGCGGTGGAGGCCGCAATCTTGCACAATTTCGCTTGGCATTTCCATTGGACATTCAACAACCAGCGCTGGACTTTTGCCGATCAGGGTTCCGTCCGGATGGATTTCACCAACGTGGCCCCCCTCCTTCTGGAAACAGCGGCTGGGTCCGCGCATTCTGCCGGTTCCAACTTAGCGCGGGCCTTATCTCCATCCCGGAAAATTTGCTGA
- the rpoZ gene encoding DNA-directed RNA polymerase subunit omega, producing MSGKQGIFDSKFRLILVAAKRARQVQGGAKPLVLTQARKPTRVAQDELRAGVLPYEIIASVAPDASVESSEESVGE from the coding sequence ATGTCAGGTAAGCAAGGCATCTTCGATAGCAAGTTTCGTCTTATTCTAGTGGCCGCCAAGCGCGCCCGCCAAGTTCAGGGCGGAGCTAAGCCGCTCGTGCTCACACAGGCGCGCAAGCCAACGCGCGTGGCCCAGGATGAGTTGCGTGCTGGCGTCCTGCCCTATGAAATTATCGCCAGCGTGGCGCCCGATGCCAGCGTGGAGAGTTCGGAAGAGTCGGTCGGTGAATAG